One region of bacterium genomic DNA includes:
- a CDS encoding cob(I)yrinic acid a,c-diamide adenosyltransferase, whose protein sequence is MADTDRRVRIYSGEVETGSAAAFGLAMGRRGNGGRVAVVRFLRPETSGEAESAVKLGIEVFPCDLGEGGRSSAEKGWRTALDLIEARGHDLLVLDGLLDAVEAGFIPLADVETVFRVGFPLELVLTGRRAPVELVKRADAVVEMLDIKH, encoded by the coding sequence GTGGCTGATACGGATCGCAGGGTCAGGATCTATTCCGGCGAGGTCGAGACCGGCAGCGCCGCCGCTTTCGGCCTGGCGATGGGCCGGCGCGGTAATGGTGGACGGGTGGCGGTGGTGCGGTTTCTGAGGCCGGAAACGTCCGGGGAGGCCGAGTCGGCGGTCAAGCTGGGAATCGAGGTTTTTCCCTGCGACCTCGGCGAGGGCGGGCGGAGCTCGGCGGAAAAGGGCTGGCGGACGGCTCTCGACCTAATCGAGGCCCGGGGCCATGACCTGCTGGTGCTGGACGGGCTCCTGGACGCGGTGGAGGCCGGTTTTATCCCCCTCGCGGACGTCGAGACGGTGTTCCGTGTGGGATTCCCCTTGGAGCTGGTCCTCACCGGCCGCAGGGCGCCGGTGGAACTGGTGAAGCGGGCCGATGCCGTCGTCGAGATGCTGGACATCAAGCACTGA